The window TCCTCAGGCCCTGTGGTGGGGCATCGTTACATTCATGACGGTTGGCTACGGCGATCTCACACCCATCACTCCTGCTGGACGCATCGCGGCTGGTTTTTTGATGTTCGCCGGCGTCCTCGCCATAGGCATCATCTCGGCAAAAATTTCGGCATATTTTCTGCGTCAGGTTTTACTTGAAGGGAGGGGCAGCGTGGATCAGTCCAAGACCAAAAACCACTTCATCATCTGTGGCTGGAAAGAGGACATGCCTGACCTCCTGCGTCACATCCTCCGCGTCAATAAA is drawn from Deltaproteobacteria bacterium and contains these coding sequences:
- a CDS encoding two pore domain potassium channel family protein is translated as MTTAKQNHHQHIAKLLEHLGTWRGFLTRNRMFTVVTALIMSWLGISWVVLLFESLNPSAQIQTYPQALWWGIVTFMTVGYGDLTPITPAGRIAAGFLMFAGVLAIGIISAKISAYFLRQVLLEGRGSVDQSKTKNHFIICGWKEDMPDLLRHILRVNKALKSSEIVILANELLPLRFF